In Paenibacillus guangzhouensis, a single window of DNA contains:
- a CDS encoding carbohydrate ABC transporter permease translates to MQRNILLFSFLFVPVLLLLMFVLYPLFELIRLSFTDWNGMDAKQVYIGFDNYMKMFTDSSDVWLSLRNNGFYFLFHLIMIPLELAVAVVLDSKIRANKFFKTVVFMPYIINGVAISYMFAFFYSPINGGLNGILEVLGLESLIQNWLTDESIVNLSLVFVSIWRFSGFHIILFLAGLQSIPQDQFEAAKIDGASSIQNFWYIIVPGVKKVLEVLLFLNVVGALQVFDIPYIMTQGGPGHASSTFTLYTLETAFKFNNFGMASAMGITMLVLIIVLNSVQKRLFNLKGVDEE, encoded by the coding sequence ATGCAAAGAAACATACTGTTATTCAGCTTTTTGTTTGTTCCTGTATTGCTGTTATTGATGTTCGTGCTGTACCCGTTGTTCGAACTTATTCGATTAAGTTTTACCGATTGGAATGGCATGGATGCGAAGCAAGTTTACATTGGGTTCGACAATTACATGAAGATGTTTACCGATTCATCCGATGTATGGCTGTCCCTTCGCAATAACGGATTCTATTTCCTCTTTCATTTGATTATGATTCCGCTTGAATTAGCGGTTGCGGTTGTGTTGGACAGTAAGATTCGTGCCAATAAGTTTTTTAAGACCGTCGTATTTATGCCTTACATTATCAATGGGGTAGCGATTTCGTATATGTTTGCCTTCTTTTATAGTCCTATCAATGGGGGGTTAAATGGCATTCTTGAGGTGTTGGGGCTTGAGTCGCTCATACAGAATTGGCTCACGGATGAATCCATCGTGAACCTTAGCTTGGTGTTTGTATCGATCTGGCGATTCTCAGGGTTCCATATCATCTTATTCTTGGCGGGTTTGCAATCGATCCCTCAGGATCAATTCGAGGCAGCTAAAATCGATGGCGCGAGCAGCATCCAGAATTTCTGGTATATTATTGTTCCTGGTGTGAAAAAGGTGTTAGAGGTTCTTTTGTTCTTAAATGTCGTTGGGGCGCTGCAAGTGTTCGATATTCCATATATTATGACACAGGGCGGCCCGGGTCATGCGAGCAGTACATTCACATTATATACCTTGGAGACGGCCTTCAAATTTAATAACTTCGGTATGGCTTCCGCGATGGGGATTACGATGTTAGTTCTCATTATTGTCCTGAATAGTGTACAGAAGAGGCTGTTCAACCTGAAGGGAGTGGATGAGGAATGA
- a CDS encoding carbohydrate ABC transporter permease: MTPRLGVAVKKLAVYVILIAICLMIFIPLLITLFASFKTSMEIGSEFSLKPPGSFDFDNYSVVLEKGKFLQGFGNSMFLVAVSVVINALLGTMTAYAINRFDFRLKKIILGLFVAGMIMPGMITEISRFTVIKNLGLYNTIWAPIVIYAAANLVQLYIYTQFINGIPKELDESAMLDGCSYFAVFNKMIFPLLLPATATLGIIKAVDVMNDMYVPYLYMPSSTLRTLTTTLMYFSSSKFGSWDYLSAAIILVMLPTLVIYLLFSKYIFKGIVAGAVKG; encoded by the coding sequence ATGACGCCTCGATTGGGAGTAGCTGTGAAGAAGCTCGCCGTGTATGTTATACTCATTGCGATTTGTCTGATGATCTTCATTCCTTTACTCATCACGTTATTCGCTTCGTTCAAAACGTCGATGGAGATTGGTTCGGAATTTTCGCTGAAGCCGCCTGGAAGTTTTGATTTCGATAACTATAGCGTGGTATTGGAGAAAGGGAAGTTTCTGCAGGGGTTTGGGAATTCGATGTTCCTGGTTGCAGTCAGTGTCGTCATTAATGCTTTATTAGGAACGATGACAGCCTATGCGATTAATCGATTTGATTTTCGCTTGAAGAAGATCATTCTTGGTCTCTTCGTAGCCGGAATGATCATGCCTGGTATGATTACTGAAATTTCACGGTTTACGGTCATTAAAAATCTCGGACTGTATAATACCATCTGGGCTCCGATCGTGATTTATGCAGCAGCCAATTTAGTTCAGCTCTACATTTATACACAGTTCATCAACGGGATACCGAAAGAATTGGATGAGAGTGCCATGCTCGATGGATGCTCATACTTTGCAGTCTTCAATAAAATGATTTTCCCACTTCTGCTGCCGGCAACGGCAACACTTGGGATAATAAAAGCAGTCGATGTGATGAACGATATGTATGTTCCATACCTGTACATGCCATCAAGCACACTACGAACGTTGACGACGACCTTGATGTATTTCAGCAGTTCAAAGTTTGGGAGTTGGGACTATTTAAGTGCTGCAATTATATTGGTCATGTTGCCGACGCTTGTGATTTACCTGCTGTTTTCAAAGTATATTTTCAAAGGAATCGTTGCAGGTGCCGTAAAAGGGTAA
- a CDS encoding discoidin domain-containing protein — MKRITLWLVIFSFIIGMENSSTAVYAQQSSTVQTTEHTNGRTVLNFNSDWGFYRGDLAGSEAIDFDDQAFANVTIPHTMRLEKKHANGGKAVYQGIGWYRRYFTVDEMYRGNTINIDYEGVMTDSDIYLNGEKIYTRNGGYVGFSIDITDKVKFGETNVLAVRVSSIDSPDTPPGKPVANLDFHYYGGIYRDVTIRITNPLHISDALQADTTASGGVFVTYPEVSRASAKVNVKTHVVNKNNTSVDTKVVSKIVDKEGNTVAQGEAEAARIPAGGDKQFNQDLTVTNPNLWHPDTPYLYSLVSEVYNGSTLVDSVMTKIGIRTIAYKADGFYINGERLYLRGANRHQAYQNIGDAAPNSMQYRDAMQIKENGFNAVRATHYPNDPAFLDAADELGLLVIECQPGWQNFTRTQKFYDLTLRDTREMIRRDRNRPSVILWETSLNETGYSAQWAKEATDIAHAEYPGNQMYTAADHGLQGSYYDVNYKVVDTNWDANPSKWTDFDPNKPFFTREWGDFEESSKALRKEGEGAMNTQILTRQRYLNGDGYSDWGGLDANDRIGGYFLWSWNDYARGSTTKTLGSGTVDIDRYEKYDYYWLQSMQSARNSVVGPMVFIASTYSQASSLNINVFSNSDSVKLYQNNVLVKELTREEALNSVPNIAKKGGSPIFTFTLDKFAAGELRAEAVLDGKVVKTHTVRTPGQAAGIEIEVRDRGITPVADGSDVIPVYFKVVDAQGIVVPNYDGKIQISVTGEGELVGKNIERIGVEEQSVEGGIGFAFVRTTDVSGNINIHAVAEGLQAGDKTVSTVPYEGKFAPDGQHRPWVGGVEKLETIEQTYKNIAIGKPVTSSSEQSGNFAKHAVDNDEGTRWCASGASLPQWIQVDLQKSSAIAGFQVMWERSTNAYKYFIEVSEDGVQWKKVMDRTSNTTPNGYEETQLTETKGRYVRLTIVDRITNGDWASLYEFKIIPSDNEEPGDIITDAKIEAITSSSASEADRGTDKLRDGITTIGTGWLSKELTFPQSVTVKFNKPQSVVGSRIYWEKDSNWYTYDLEVSADGRIWQKALDNRYVGGQHFTPEKFAKSFDNIKYARVTIKVITAGGGFRIGMAELILYGKDYVEPEKNEYDYVSDLEWVSAHSDYYAVLKDKPQYGGSTLDLNAAAGVKTFAKGLSADTNSEVVYRVDGRGYTRFQAYIGIDKKAPKMGGEAIFKVYKDNELIYTSPVKMRDDNCEFIDLDITGAKQMKLIAEWHNNPANPEARYNTHVDWADAKFIYGAAVTTPSGSISAPVTVTAGRAFNVQVGLSSVTQEVYAQDLSVDFDPGTFEFLSASSLIPGVSIIDKKTTPDGKLRFIVASTGSGYAVTGTRNVLELTFRAKEVAEARVNRVISLTKVMISDAEGVETTLGNASSTVQVVKEQPPVATGDLNVDGKVTIGDLAVAAANYGATKDSPNWSKLRMADFDNNGVIDISDLAAIARKIIQ; from the coding sequence ATGAAGAGAATAACTTTATGGCTTGTCATCTTCTCCTTTATAATCGGAATGGAAAATTCAAGTACAGCCGTTTACGCACAGCAAAGCAGTACCGTTCAGACAACGGAGCATACCAATGGCAGAACCGTTTTGAATTTCAATAGCGACTGGGGATTCTACAGAGGTGATTTAGCGGGTTCAGAGGCTATTGACTTTGATGATCAGGCATTTGCCAATGTAACGATTCCGCACACGATGAGACTGGAGAAGAAACATGCCAATGGCGGTAAGGCCGTATATCAAGGAATTGGTTGGTACAGACGTTATTTTACGGTTGACGAGATGTACAGAGGAAATACGATCAATATTGACTATGAAGGTGTCATGACGGACAGTGACATCTATTTGAATGGAGAAAAAATATATACGCGCAATGGCGGCTATGTCGGATTTTCTATAGATATTACGGATAAGGTGAAATTTGGCGAAACCAATGTGTTAGCAGTAAGGGTATCTAGCATTGACAGTCCGGATACGCCGCCAGGAAAGCCAGTAGCTAATCTCGATTTCCATTACTACGGCGGGATTTATAGAGATGTAACCATACGAATCACAAATCCGCTGCATATTTCAGATGCATTGCAGGCTGATACAACAGCTAGCGGCGGAGTTTTCGTGACTTATCCCGAAGTGAGCCGAGCTTCTGCCAAAGTGAATGTAAAAACCCATGTCGTTAACAAGAATAATACATCGGTAGATACGAAAGTCGTAAGTAAGATTGTAGACAAGGAAGGGAATACAGTTGCTCAGGGTGAAGCTGAAGCGGCAAGGATACCAGCAGGTGGAGATAAACAGTTTAATCAGGATTTGACGGTAACCAATCCGAATTTATGGCATCCAGATACGCCTTATCTCTATTCTTTAGTCAGTGAAGTATACAACGGGTCAACTTTAGTCGATTCGGTTATGACAAAGATCGGCATTAGAACGATTGCGTACAAGGCAGACGGCTTCTATATCAATGGTGAACGATTATATTTGCGCGGAGCCAATCGTCATCAAGCCTATCAGAATATTGGAGATGCTGCCCCTAATTCAATGCAGTATCGTGATGCCATGCAAATCAAGGAAAATGGATTTAATGCGGTTCGTGCGACACATTATCCTAATGATCCGGCTTTTCTAGATGCAGCGGATGAACTAGGGTTATTGGTGATTGAATGTCAACCTGGCTGGCAGAACTTCACGAGAACGCAAAAGTTCTATGATCTCACATTAAGAGATACACGAGAAATGATCCGACGCGACAGAAATAGACCATCCGTCATCCTATGGGAAACTTCACTGAACGAGACGGGCTACTCTGCCCAATGGGCTAAAGAAGCAACGGATATCGCTCATGCTGAATACCCTGGCAATCAGATGTATACCGCGGCTGATCATGGGCTTCAGGGATCTTACTATGATGTGAACTACAAAGTCGTGGATACGAATTGGGATGCTAACCCTAGCAAATGGACGGATTTTGATCCCAACAAGCCATTTTTCACACGTGAATGGGGAGATTTTGAGGAATCCAGTAAGGCGCTCAGAAAAGAAGGCGAAGGCGCAATGAATACGCAGATTTTGACGCGTCAGAGATATTTGAATGGCGATGGTTACTCGGACTGGGGCGGCCTCGATGCAAATGACCGAATAGGAGGTTACTTCTTATGGAGTTGGAATGACTACGCGCGAGGATCCACAACGAAGACCTTAGGAAGCGGAACCGTCGATATCGATCGATACGAAAAATATGATTACTACTGGTTGCAATCCATGCAATCGGCTAGAAATTCGGTTGTTGGTCCAATGGTGTTTATCGCAAGCACATATTCGCAGGCCTCAAGCCTAAATATCAATGTATTCAGTAACAGCGACAGTGTGAAGCTATATCAGAATAACGTATTGGTGAAAGAACTGACAAGGGAAGAGGCCCTGAACTCCGTTCCAAACATCGCAAAAAAAGGCGGCAGCCCCATTTTTACATTTACATTAGATAAGTTTGCGGCTGGTGAGCTTAGAGCCGAAGCGGTTTTAGATGGGAAAGTTGTGAAAACGCATACCGTGAGAACGCCAGGTCAAGCTGCTGGAATCGAAATTGAAGTTCGTGACAGAGGCATAACGCCAGTAGCAGATGGTTCAGATGTCATTCCTGTATACTTCAAAGTCGTGGATGCACAGGGAATTGTCGTACCGAACTACGACGGTAAGATTCAAATTTCTGTAACAGGTGAAGGGGAACTCGTCGGCAAAAATATTGAAAGAATCGGTGTGGAAGAACAAAGTGTAGAAGGCGGTATCGGCTTTGCATTTGTAAGAACTACAGACGTTAGTGGAAATATCAATATTCATGCTGTAGCAGAAGGGCTTCAAGCGGGAGACAAGACGGTAAGTACAGTCCCTTACGAAGGAAAGTTTGCCCCTGACGGACAGCATCGGCCATGGGTTGGCGGCGTTGAAAAGCTAGAAACGATAGAACAGACCTATAAAAATATCGCAATCGGTAAACCTGTGACAAGTTCTTCTGAACAATCGGGTAACTTTGCAAAGCATGCAGTGGATAACGACGAAGGTACAAGATGGTGTGCGAGTGGAGCATCCTTACCGCAGTGGATTCAGGTTGATTTACAGAAGAGCAGCGCTATAGCTGGGTTCCAGGTGATGTGGGAGCGAAGTACAAATGCTTACAAGTACTTTATAGAAGTGTCGGAAGATGGTGTCCAGTGGAAAAAAGTGATGGATAGAACATCCAATACGACACCTAACGGATATGAAGAAACGCAGTTGACAGAGACAAAAGGGAGATATGTCAGATTAACAATTGTGGATCGGATTACCAATGGAGATTGGGCGTCTTTATATGAATTTAAAATCATCCCTTCGGACAATGAAGAACCAGGTGACATCATTACGGATGCGAAAATTGAAGCCATTACATCATCTTCTGCAAGTGAAGCTGACAGAGGTACGGATAAGCTTAGAGATGGTATAACGACGATCGGAACAGGCTGGTTGTCTAAGGAACTCACTTTTCCACAATCCGTTACCGTCAAATTCAACAAACCTCAGTCGGTTGTTGGAAGTCGTATTTACTGGGAGAAGGACAGTAACTGGTACACGTATGATTTAGAAGTATCTGCGGATGGTCGCATATGGCAGAAGGCACTCGATAATCGCTATGTCGGCGGACAGCACTTCACACCTGAAAAATTTGCTAAGTCATTTGACAACATCAAATATGCTCGTGTAACGATCAAGGTCATCACGGCTGGCGGCGGGTTCAGAATTGGGATGGCCGAATTGATCTTATATGGGAAAGATTATGTGGAACCAGAGAAGAATGAGTATGACTATGTTAGCGATCTGGAATGGGTGTCGGCACACAGTGATTATTATGCGGTTCTTAAGGATAAACCACAGTATGGCGGTTCGACCCTTGACTTGAACGCTGCAGCAGGAGTTAAGACCTTTGCCAAAGGATTATCAGCAGATACAAATTCAGAAGTCGTCTACCGTGTAGACGGACGTGGGTATACAAGATTTCAAGCCTATATAGGAATTGACAAGAAAGCCCCTAAAATGGGTGGAGAAGCGATCTTTAAAGTGTATAAAGATAATGAACTAATCTATACAAGTCCTGTCAAGATGAGAGACGACAACTGTGAATTTATTGATCTTGATATCACAGGAGCCAAGCAGATGAAGCTTATTGCTGAATGGCACAACAATCCTGCTAATCCTGAAGCAAGGTACAATACGCATGTGGACTGGGCAGATGCCAAATTCATCTATGGCGCAGCGGTAACAACACCGTCCGGCTCCATCTCGGCGCCAGTTACAGTGACAGCTGGCCGAGCGTTCAACGTGCAAGTCGGCCTCAGCAGTGTAACGCAAGAGGTATATGCGCAGGATCTATCGGTAGATTTCGATCCGGGTACGTTCGAGTTTTTGTCTGCGAGCTCTCTCATTCCGGGGGTTAGCATCATCGATAAGAAGACGACGCCGGATGGCAAGCTGCGGTTCATCGTCGCAAGCACTGGTTCAGGCTATGCCGTAACCGGCACGAGGAATGTCCTTGAACTAACGTTCAGAGCGAAGGAAGTCGCTGAAGCGAGAGTCAATCGTGTCATCTCGCTGACGAAAGTTATGATTTCTGATGCAGAAGGTGTTGAGACGACCTTAGGAAATGCGAGCTCCACCGTACAAGTGGTGAAGGAGCAACCGCCGGTTGCAACAGGCGATTTGAACGTCGACGGCAAAGTAACGATCGGTGACCTTGCGGTAGCTGCTGCGAACTATGGCGCAACGAAGGATAGCCCGAACTGGAGTAAGCTGCGAATGGCTGACTTTGACAACAACGGCGTCATTGATATCAGTGACTTGGCGGCGATCGCGCGGAAGATTATTCAATAA
- a CDS encoding discoidin domain-containing protein codes for MSNTRQRARKAMILAVLIALFANFPTYARAADNGNGTYTNPIMWGDYPDNDVIRVGDTYYMSSTSMHLFPGSPIMSSKDLVNWKYESYAVDRMVGDMYDLKNGQNAYDEGPWATSLRYHNGKFYLLYNINRDAAYVSIANSAQGPWTIYKLEDELYDPGLFFDDNGKVYVVHGQGQLYLSEMKIVNEATGQLSIISKRAPGASRNGKMIYDYKGGYYNEGSHAYKIGEYYYILSTPTWNKGSKKEIAIRTKDLANGPYEVKDIMTSFMNFTGNGIHQGGIVDVPQGEGKEAEWWSVIFQDRGKLGRVPTLQPVQWKDGWPYMGELDGEKAVVTFKKPNIPGLSTTEPKAPATTDDFNSSALGLQWQWNHNPDNDKWSLAERPGYIRLKTSSVATTLAYARNTLTQRIIGPDCIGTVKMDISHMADGDQAGLSVIQRDSNFIGIKNEDGKKRIVVQDLWNEQASIDLPKRTSNIWFRAETPRFEYRTEFSYSLDGANFTRLGGRYDMRYGTYVGMRFGIFNYATKDLGGYIDVDSFDLTTTENQGNVFGIDKKMDAERYDDQNYVTDKNLTINAKTEWTHDDVNNGYDQSIANIKNGDWLRYDQVDFGDGAAKWFNARVASHKTSGTIEVKLADAQGNPAETIATLQIPNTGDLNTYVNAKVELSRKVTGKQKIFLVFNGADKEISKLNWFMFGSGDYPAIAAVPTHVQVGSTKSSTIDIAWDAVSGALQYDIKINNKIISNATSSFSETGLLPGATYTVQVRSKNFAGFSEWSEGIKITTKADPEMIPSSGMTVTASSEETQAEDNKAANVLDGNLDTIWHTKWSGGNTPPHTLDFNLGQTYDVYKLKYTPRQSGGDNGVVTKYNIYTSMDGVNYTLVKENGTFVNDSTPKTVTFRPTQAHYLRFEVLAGHNGFGSAAEMNLYQNADSIPAVSGNKPAAASSEQAGYEASKANDGDLATAWKAAVQDTMKTWTVDLEEKYDLTGIELEWATENASKYKVEVSSDNKVWTRAVDRTVDTVSSKIKKDNVSSNAVRYVKVTFTEGIATIDEIRIRGTKSVIIPESNNIVLNKPVVSDSQQSSNPASAGNDGDESTRWCVADDKHPHYWQVNLGGKYDLTGSKVIFEKAGKAMMYKIEVSSDAATWTTVVDHMNNTSNTEQVRTDNWTAKGVEYIKVTVMGYPDLWGGFREFEAYGAKSPLVDTIALKTAIEAAQVKVDHAAVGNQPGQYPQAAVDALKAAIAAAQSVVGTATTQAEVTAAIEALQAAVQTFDKAATAASSGSILAPATVTAGKAFNVQVGLSGVTQGVYAQDLSVEFDPAKLEFLSAKSLMQGVSIIDKKTTADGKLRFIVASVGSGNAVTGTKNVLELTFKAKEVAEAAVNSVISLTKVMISDAEGAEMTIGNASSTVQVVKEQPPVPSGDLNGDGKVTIGDLAIAAANYGATKDSPNWSKLQMADFDKNGVIDISDLAAIAQKIIQ; via the coding sequence ATGTCTAATACAAGGCAAAGAGCAAGGAAAGCGATGATACTGGCCGTACTCATTGCATTGTTTGCCAATTTCCCAACCTATGCGAGAGCTGCAGACAATGGAAATGGTACATACACAAATCCGATCATGTGGGGGGATTATCCGGATAATGACGTGATCCGGGTGGGAGACACCTATTATATGTCATCGACGAGTATGCACCTCTTCCCCGGAAGCCCAATTATGAGTTCCAAAGATTTGGTCAATTGGAAATATGAAAGCTACGCTGTTGATAGAATGGTAGGAGACATGTACGACCTGAAGAATGGGCAGAATGCTTACGACGAAGGTCCGTGGGCAACCAGCTTAAGGTATCATAACGGTAAATTCTACTTGCTGTACAACATTAATCGAGATGCGGCATACGTAAGCATTGCCAATAGTGCACAAGGTCCGTGGACGATTTACAAGTTAGAAGATGAACTCTACGATCCCGGTCTATTTTTTGACGATAATGGTAAGGTGTACGTTGTGCATGGTCAAGGTCAACTCTACCTAAGCGAAATGAAAATTGTAAATGAAGCAACAGGTCAACTTTCGATTATTTCTAAGAGAGCCCCCGGTGCATCAAGAAATGGAAAGATGATCTACGACTATAAGGGTGGTTATTATAACGAAGGATCACATGCTTATAAAATTGGAGAATACTATTACATCTTAAGTACGCCGACCTGGAATAAAGGCTCGAAGAAGGAAATAGCGATTCGAACAAAAGACTTGGCGAACGGCCCTTATGAAGTAAAGGATATTATGACCAGCTTTATGAATTTTACCGGCAATGGCATACACCAGGGAGGGATTGTAGATGTTCCTCAGGGTGAAGGCAAGGAAGCAGAATGGTGGTCGGTCATATTCCAGGATCGCGGCAAGCTGGGGCGTGTTCCAACATTGCAGCCGGTGCAGTGGAAAGATGGATGGCCGTATATGGGAGAGCTGGATGGAGAAAAAGCGGTCGTTACGTTTAAGAAACCTAATATCCCAGGTTTGAGCACAACGGAACCGAAGGCACCTGCAACAACCGATGATTTCAACAGCAGCGCGTTAGGCTTGCAATGGCAGTGGAATCACAATCCTGACAATGACAAGTGGAGTCTTGCGGAAAGACCGGGATATATTAGACTTAAGACATCCAGTGTAGCCACTACGCTGGCCTATGCAAGAAATACACTGACGCAGAGAATCATTGGTCCGGATTGTATAGGAACTGTCAAGATGGACATCAGCCATATGGCTGACGGCGATCAGGCTGGGTTGTCTGTCATCCAACGAGATTCTAATTTCATTGGCATAAAGAATGAAGATGGAAAGAAGAGAATCGTAGTGCAAGACTTATGGAACGAACAGGCATCCATTGATCTTCCCAAAAGAACTTCGAATATCTGGTTTAGAGCTGAAACTCCAAGATTTGAGTACAGAACGGAATTCTCATACAGCTTAGATGGAGCTAACTTCACTAGATTGGGCGGAAGATATGACATGCGTTATGGAACCTATGTTGGGATGAGGTTTGGTATTTTCAATTATGCAACAAAAGACCTTGGCGGATATATTGATGTCGATTCATTTGACCTGACAACGACGGAAAACCAAGGGAATGTATTCGGGATAGATAAGAAGATGGATGCTGAACGTTATGATGATCAAAATTATGTTACGGATAAAAATCTTACGATCAACGCAAAAACAGAGTGGACCCATGATGATGTGAACAACGGTTATGACCAAAGTATAGCGAATATCAAGAACGGCGACTGGCTGCGTTACGATCAAGTAGATTTTGGTGATGGTGCGGCCAAATGGTTCAACGCAAGAGTAGCAAGTCATAAAACGAGCGGTACAATCGAGGTTAAGCTAGCTGATGCACAAGGCAATCCAGCTGAAACGATTGCAACACTGCAAATTCCAAATACCGGTGATTTGAATACGTATGTTAATGCGAAGGTAGAGCTTTCAAGAAAAGTCACCGGCAAGCAAAAGATTTTTCTCGTATTTAACGGTGCGGATAAGGAAATAAGCAAGCTCAACTGGTTTATGTTCGGGTCAGGCGATTATCCAGCGATTGCAGCAGTTCCAACTCATGTTCAAGTGGGTTCAACAAAGAGCTCAACGATCGATATCGCATGGGATGCCGTATCCGGCGCATTACAGTATGATATCAAGATTAACAATAAGATCATAAGCAATGCGACAAGCTCATTTTCGGAAACAGGCTTACTTCCTGGAGCAACGTATACCGTACAGGTTCGATCCAAGAACTTTGCGGGGTTCAGTGAATGGAGTGAGGGTATAAAAATAACAACCAAAGCTGACCCGGAAATGATTCCTTCCAGTGGCATGACGGTAACTGCTTCAAGTGAAGAAACGCAAGCCGAAGATAATAAGGCAGCAAATGTCTTAGATGGAAACTTAGATACGATCTGGCATACCAAATGGAGCGGTGGAAATACGCCTCCTCATACATTGGATTTCAACTTAGGACAGACGTATGACGTATATAAGCTGAAATATACACCAAGACAGTCCGGTGGAGATAACGGTGTTGTAACCAAATACAACATCTACACAAGTATGGATGGAGTAAACTACACCTTGGTCAAGGAAAATGGAACATTTGTAAATGATTCCACGCCAAAGACAGTAACATTTAGACCCACTCAGGCTCATTACCTGAGATTTGAAGTATTGGCTGGTCATAATGGCTTCGGTTCTGCTGCCGAAATGAACCTTTATCAAAATGCAGACTCCATACCGGCCGTGTCTGGCAACAAGCCAGCTGCTGCAAGCAGTGAACAAGCAGGTTATGAAGCTTCTAAGGCTAACGATGGCGATCTAGCTACCGCATGGAAAGCTGCAGTTCAAGATACTATGAAGACGTGGACAGTAGACTTGGAAGAAAAGTATGATTTGACAGGGATCGAGCTTGAATGGGCTACTGAAAACGCAAGCAAGTATAAGGTTGAAGTGTCAAGCGATAACAAGGTGTGGACGCGTGCCGTTGACAGAACGGTAGATACAGTATCCAGCAAGATTAAAAAAGACAACGTTTCAAGTAATGCAGTAAGGTATGTCAAGGTAACCTTTACGGAAGGGATCGCTACCATTGATGAAATTAGAATTCGCGGTACCAAGAGCGTAATCATCCCGGAATCTAACAACATTGTATTAAACAAACCTGTTGTTTCTGACAGCCAGCAGAGCAGCAATCCCGCATCCGCAGGTAACGATGGGGATGAGTCGACGCGTTGGTGTGTGGCGGATGATAAGCATCCACATTACTGGCAGGTGAATCTCGGTGGAAAATATGATTTAACGGGTTCAAAGGTCATATTTGAGAAAGCCGGTAAGGCGATGATGTATAAGATTGAGGTTTCAAGTGACGCTGCAACTTGGACGACAGTGGTTGACCATATGAATAACACGAGCAACACGGAACAAGTCAGAACAGATAACTGGACGGCGAAGGGCGTAGAATATATCAAGGTCACAGTTATGGGATACCCGGATCTATGGGGAGGTTTCCGCGAGTTCGAAGCGTACGGTGCTAAATCGCCATTAGTGGATACAATAGCGCTGAAAACAGCGATCGAAGCTGCTCAAGTCAAAGTGGATCATGCCGCCGTTGGCAATCAGCCAGGACAATATCCGCAAGCAGCCGTTGATGCATTAAAAGCAGCGATTGCAGCAGCACAAAGCGTTGTCGGTACGGCAACCACACAAGCAGAAGTGACAGCAGCGATCGAAGCGCTTCAAGCCGCAGTTCAAACCTTCGATAAGGCCGCAACAGCTGCATCGTCCGGCTCCATCTTGGCGCCAGCTACAGTGACAGCTGGCAAAGCGTTCAACGTGCAAGTCGGTCTCAGCGGCGTAACGCAAGGGGTTTATGCGCAGGATCTATCGGTCGAGTTCGATCCGGCTAAGCTCGAGTTCTTGTCTGCGAAATCCCTCATGCAAGGAGTTAGTATCATTGATAAGAAGACGACAGCGGATGGCAAGCTGCGGTTCATCGTCGCGAGTGTTGGTTCAGGAAACGCCGTAACAGGTACGAAGAATGTCCTGGAACTGACGTTCAAAGCGAAGGAAGTAGCGGAAGCGGCGGTAAATAGTGTCATCTCGTTAACGAAGGTCATGATTTCGGATGCCGAAGGAGCAGAGATGACCATCGGAAATGCGAGCTCCACCGTACAAGTGGTGAAGGAGCAGCCACCGGTTCCATCAGGCGACTTGAATGGTGACGGCAAAGTAACGATCGGTGACCTTGCAATTGCTGCTGCGAACTATGGTGCAACCAAGGATAGCCCGAACTGGAGTAAGCTGCAAATGGCTGACTTTGACAAGAATGGCGTCATTGATATCAGCGACTTGGCGGCGATTGCGCAGAAGATTATTCAATAA